The genomic window ATGCCTCCGTTCATGGCGGCGTCTTTCGTCTCCGCTTTTGGTTCTTCTGCTGCTTCGCTCTTTGCCTCTTCTGCTTTGGGGGCTTCCGTCTTAGGGGCCTCTGCCTTAGGGGCCTCTGCCTTAGGGGCCTCTACCTTAGGGGCTTCCGTCTTAGGGGCCTCTTCCTTAGGTGCCTCTACCTTAGGGGCTTCTGCTTTAGGGGCCTCTTCCTTAGGAGCCTCTACCTTAGGAGCCTCAGCCTTTGGTGATTCAGCCTTTGGTGACTCAGCTTTAGGGGCCTCTGCCTTTGGTGACTCAGCCTTAGGGGCCTCTGCCTTTGGTGACTCAGCCTTAGGGGCCTCTGCCTTTGGTGACTCAGCCTTTGGGGCCTCTGCCTTTGGTGACTCAGCCTTAGGGGCCTCTGCCTTTGGTGACTCAGCCTTAGGGGCCTCTGCCTTTGGTGACTCAGCCTTAGGGGCCTCTGCCTTTGGTGACTCAGCCTTAGGGGCCTCTGCCTTTGGTGACTCAGCCTTAGGGGCCTCTGCCTTTGGTGACTCAGCCTTTGGTGACTCAACCTTTAGGGATTCTGGTTTTGGGGACTCTGACTTGGGAGATTCAGCCTTAGGGGAGCTGGGTTTGAGTGACTCAGAGGCAGGAGGAGTTCCAGCCTTTGGTGATCCAACAGGAGAGCTGGCCTTGGGGGAGCCGGCCTTAGGTGAAGCTGCCTTGGGGGATCCAGTGGGAGAGCTGGCCTTGGGGGATCCAGTGGGAGAGCTGGCCTTGGGGGATCCAGTGGGAGAGCTGGCCTTGGGGGATCCAGTGGGAGAGCTGGCCTTGGGGGATCCAGTGGGAGAGCTGGCCTTGGGGGATCCAGTGGGAGAGCTGGCCTTGGGTGAGGCTGCCTTGGGTGAGCCAGTGGGCGAGCCAGCTTTGGGCGATCCAGTGGGAGAGCTGGCCTTGGGTGAGGCTGCCTTGGGGGATCCAGTGGGAGAGCTGGCCTTGGGTGAGGCTGCCTTGGGGGATCCGACAGGGGAGCTAGCCTTGGGTGAGGCTCCCTTGGGTGATCCAGTGGTGGGAGAGTCGGCTTTAGGGCAGGCTGCCTTGGGTGAGGCTGCCTTGGGTGAGCCAGTGGGCGAGCCAGCTTTGGGCGATCCAGTGGGAGAGCTGGCCTTGGGTGAGGCTGCCTTGGGAGATCCGACGGGAGAGCTGGCCTTGGGTGAGGCTGCCTTGGGAGATCCGACGGGAGAGCTGGCCTTGGGTGAGGCTGCCTTGGGTGATCCAACAGGAGAGCTGGCTTTGGGCGAAAGGGTCTTGGGTGTCTCAGCCTTGGGGGTCTCTGGCTTGGCTTCAGCCTTGGCGGCGCCGACCTGAGGAGCCTCGGTTTTGGCTACGACGGCCGCTTCGATCACTTCCTCGATCACTTCCTCGACCTTCTGCTCTTTGTCGTCCTTCTCGTCCTTTTCGCTCTCGACCGTGGCCTCCTCTTTCACCTCTTCCTCTTTGTCGTCCTCACCTTTAGATTCCTTGTCGCTGCCTGCGTCTTTGTCGTCGTCTGCGACCTCCTCAGCTtcagcctcagcctcagcctcagcctcctCTTGCTCCTTGTCCTCAATGTCCTTGGAGCACAGCACCGTTTCTTCTACGACCTCTTCGTCCTCTCCAGCCTCGTCTTCAGCTTCATCACCTTGCTCGGCATCCTCATCCTTTTCTGCCTCAtcttctccctctgcctctttctccccTTCATCACCAGCTTCGGCTTCCACTTCATCTCCTCCATCCTTCTCTTCGTCGTTGTCATCGTCGGCAGCGGGGGCGCTAGCGGTGACCTCGGCCGCCGTGGCGCTCACcacttcctcctcgtcctgttCTGCGTCGTCGGCCTCAGCCTCCTCTTCGGCCTCGTCTCCCTCGGCCTCTccggcttcctcttcctcctctgcttcgGCCTCGTCTTCGGCGTCATCGCCGGCGTCGGCGAGTGTGGCGGACAGCTCCTCGGCCAGCTCGGCCAGGGCCTCGTCCATGTCGGCCTTGTCTTCCTCCATGCGGGTCTCCTCGATGATCTCCTCCACAAACTTGTGCTGCACCTTCATCTTGGGGGCCTCGGACTTGGACTTGAGGGTCTTGGTGGGGGTCACGGGTGCGCGGTAGGGGTAGGTGCTGAAGTGTGTCTCCTCGCCCTCCAGCAGTTTCCTAAGGGGGTCAACGCCAATCGGTTAACAAGTATAGCAGTGTGTGAGTAGTGGTTTGTATACGATATGTCATATTCCTCGACTGAGATTACTAAATGAATCActtccttatttatttttcattgcttTGTAccattgttatcattattaagTGTTTTCATTTTACTCCTTACAGGGATTATGTTTTTGGGTCCTTGATGTGTCCTTATGTGGACCCGTTGGGACTGGAATTGTGATTCATTGCTCTGCACATTAACTGTATGTGTATCTTAGATGTCATGAGTAATGAACCCTCAGCCACCATCAGTGGTGATCCTGGGCTGCAGTACTGCTCCATACCTGTAGGCGGCGATCTCGATGTCCAACGCCATCTTGACGTTGAGCAGGTCCTGGTACTCGCGGAGGTGGCGGGCCATCTCCCACTTGGTGCTCTTCAGCTCATTATCCAGCTGGTGGATGGTCTCctgaggacacacacgcacacacacacagcaccgaTTCAGGGGGTGAGGGGAACTGGAAAGCCACTGGAGGTAATGATTGGTTGAGCTTCAGGGCCTACAGCTATGCATTATTTGGAGAAATACACACGATGATAAATATTAAAAAGATAATATTTCACTAAAAGGGGATATTTCAACTGTAAATGTCCATTAGTGTTCATGAAAATGTGGTTTAATTGAAGCAACTTGGTTGGATGTTAATATGCtaagatgtttattttattattttgcttTAGTAAAATTCATAGTTTGCTGCAATCATTTATCATGCAGCACTATGAGAGCTAACATAATTCAAAGCCCCCCCCTATTTTTTATTACAATAGGCAACTTTTAAATCTCCGTGGTGTGATTCAAGGACACAGTCAAGGAACTGCAATTGAAGGCATCATCCCGCGCGTCTGACTCAGCAAGGTTAGAGTGGGGGCTGTTTGCTGCAGTATGACAGTACACTATTGACTACAGCGTCAGAGCGGTGGGCTACACGTCCCGGGGACGGCCAGGTGATGTCAGCATTGAGTAATGTTTTAACACTAACTTGACTGAAAAAGGTCTTCAATCATGTTACCAATTAGATACACAGGTCACTGGGGTCtattcaaaaaaataatataataaaggcGGATATGTGGATGGAGTTGGCATGTTTCCAACTAAAGACTGTGAAACAGTGTGTGTTCACCTGTACATATCCATCCTGTTTATTAAACAGCCCAACTTTAAACCAATTTCACACGGATAAACAATATACCGATTTATGCATTTAGTTGAAGCAAGCGTCTTACATACGGTTGGTGCATTCATTAGCATGGTTTTAACGTAACATTatgaaaagtaataataataataaaaataatcttTGCTTGGGTTATAATGTATAAACAACTGAaaagtattaataataatgtaaaacaaaaagCTATTTTTTTTCTAAGTATCTTAGCAAAGGTGTTTGCTAAGATaagattattaatattataaataatatttcTAAAATTAATAATAAGTCTCACCTGCAGACTGGATAGGTCGCTGTTGTGGCGGTCCTCAATGTCGTTCAGTTGCCTCTCCAGGGAGTCCCTCGTCCCGCGGACGGATTCCAGCTCAACCGTCTTGGTCTGCAGCTGGCGCCGGTAGTCGCTGATCTCGTCCCGGGCGGACTTGATAGCGTCCTTGTTCTGCTCTGCCGCCTCCGACAGCTTAGAGTAGCGGCACATGAACAGGTTCTCCACCTGCTGCAGGTTCTGGTTGGAGTGGCCCTCGAGCTCGCAGCGAATCTCTCGCAGCGCCTCGGTGATGTCGGTCTTCTGGAAGTCCTTCCTCTCGAAGCTCACCTGAGACTCCTGCACCTGGGCGATCAGCTCGCTCACCTCCTCTTCGTGGTTGTTGCGGATGAATGCGATCTCGTCTTGCAGCGACTGCACTTTCTTCTCAAGCTCGGACTTCATCAGGTCCGAGTCGCTGGAGTCCTTCTTCAGCATGCGCATgatggcctcgctctcctcacgGATGCGCGCCTCCTCGTCGAAGCGCTCCCTTAGCCGCTGGATGTCCTCTTCGATGTGTTCCGTGTCCAGCTGGATCTGTGCTTTGTCATGGTGGATCTGCTCGAGCACGTTGCGCAGCTCCTGCAGCTCCTCGTCGTAAAGGTCGCCCAGCTGGCTGCGGGACACCTGTTTCTGCCGCAGAGCCTGGATCTCCGCCTCGATCTGCTTGTTCTGTTGCTCCAGGTAGTGCACCTTGTCGATGTAGCCGGCGAAGCGGTCGTTGAGCCCTTGCAGCTGTTCTTTCTCGTTGCTGCGCTTGTTGTAGTCTCCGGTCATCAGGTTCTGGTTGTAATCGACGTCGGCGGCGGAGGAGCCAAGGACCCCGGACCCGTAGGATCGAGAGACCGGTGCGTTCACGGTCCTcttgtaggaggaggaggagatcatgCCGGGTGCCGGGCTCCGGGAGGTCCAGGTCTGGGAGCGGAAGCCGCTGGAAGCGGTGCCGACTGGGCGGCCGTAGCCGTAGCTCGTCGTCCTAGAATCCATGGTTGTTCTGAAGGGACTCCCTATAGAGTCCAGCGGGTAACTCATCCGAGCCGACCACCGGGGAAAGTGGGAGATCGGATGTGTttgcggggggtgggggtgggtgggacgGAGACACAagtaccggtgtgtgtgtgaggggtatGCGGTGGTAGGTGGGTGTGATGCAGGAGTGGAGCGTGTGGCTTCTGTGGTGTCTAAAGCTGAAATGCCGGTACCTTATATACCCGGGCTGTAGCCCTCACAAGGCAAGGAGAAGCACTTCTGTTGGTCCATTGattggaagaggagggggaaggcgCATGCGCGTCCCACGAGCGCTCCTCCACTGGTCAGGGGTTCCCGTCCAACCCGAGGCCACGTGGCTCGGAGGAGCCTCGTGGGCGGCGGCTCGGAAGAGCCCCACAATGACAGGAATATCTTAAGTTAATCACATAAAAAGGTGTTGGCAAGCATTCATTAAGCGCATGGCACAAGTTCAAGCTCAGAAACGAGCGCAGAACGAGCTGGAAATCTACTTGTGTTGCTAAGGGTTGTTACCGTCGAACAGCGGCACGCCGGGGGAAACCGTCGGTAACAAGTCAATTTGTTAAGGCATATGCTGTAAAACATGAGGAGGACTTGCACGCGCGCGCAGACATGTGCGTACCAttacgcatacgcacacacgtggGCCACGCAGGCGCgcgcgtacacaaacacacaaacaaatatacacacacacacaaacacacacacacacacactcacacatacacgcacacacacacacacacacacacacacacacacacacacacacacacacacacacacacacacacacacacacacacacacacacacacacacacacacacacacacacacacacacacacacacacatacacacatacacacacgagaACACTCTCCTCTAGGCTCAGAAAAAGGCCGGACAGACACCAGCAGCATTCCCTGTCCCGCGGTatccagcaccatggacagcggcTCCTCCTAAGTCCGGAAAAGAGATAGGTCCCGTTCTAAGTCATGTCAGAGATGGTCGATATTGGTCTTATTCCGATTCAGTGTCTGTGTATAAATCGTACCGCCTGCGCCATGTGATATCCCaaaatgtttgttttatgttttaagtAATCTTTTCATGAAATATTATTCAAATTGTGAATGTATTTGAAACTGTTTGGATTGTCACAGTTTCCGAGGGGATCGGCCGTTTCTTTTGAGATTATCATTGCATTCTAATTGTATGACCCTATGGGTGAATACACATTAATTGTAATatcatataggcctattattcatacaaacatacatattaaAATAGCTTGCATGAATTATcattttagtaatttaagtgttCCAAAGGATGATAAGTTATCTTATGATATGATCATTAAAAACCTGCTGAATTGCTCTCTGCATTCAAACTGAATTTAATGTTTTGCGTATGAGTATTTTTCAGACAGACTTCGACACAAACACCTGATGACAATTATACACCAGCGGAAAACGATTCATGAATAGTCATTGATGCTAGGCTATTTTTAGCTCAGAGAGATCGCTTCCTGTAGACGGATAAATCAATGAGGGGATTTCAAATGAATATCCTATTAGGTTGAATCCTGGGCTGTCTGTCACCTCTCCAGGCTCCTCATTTAACACAATCATTCTAGGAGAAAATATATGCACGTTTCTACTAACAAATTGATTGatcagtgtttgtgtttccacTGCTAGTGCTAGAGCAGACAGAGACTAGTACATCAGGCTAATTTCAGATCTCCCTCAGTGAGcctgagacagacaggaagtgtttctgtgtgtgtgtgtgtgtgtgtgtgtgtgtgtgtgtgtgtgtgtgtgtgtgtgtgtgtgtgtgtgtgtgtgtgtgtgtgtgtggagggtgattgggtgcgtgtgtgtgcgttcggtgGCTGACTTTTAATGACCCTCTTTCTCCGTCCTTTGTTGTACGCgcatgtgcatgtgaatgtgtgtgtgtctgtgtgtttgtgtgtgtgagtgtgcatgtatggTGTGATCAATCAATCTACACGCACATAGTGATCACAATCTCCGCCCTGTTTCTCCATTTCCCAGCATCCTTCACTCCCTCAACGCCCTGTTTTATCCAAACGGCAcccctgtgcacacacacgcccacacacacacacacacacacacacacacacacacacacacacacacacacacacacacacacgcacgcacgcacgcacacacacacacacacacacacacacacacacacacacacacacacgcacacacacacacgcgcacgcacacacacacacacacacacacacacacacacacacacacacacacacacacacacacacacacacacacacacacacacaccggaccaTTCATAGTAGCCAAGGTGCTCTTGGGGCCCCTAGGCACCCTGCCATGTTGAGGGCCTCATAGaggtcaaggtgtgtgtgtgtgtgtgtgtgtgtgtgtgtgtgtgtgggtgtgtgtgattgatgagtgtgtgtgtgtgtgtgtgggtgggtggggggggctggctcttgaggatatatatatatatatatatatatatatatatatatatagagagagataaagtgaattagagaaggggaaaaaaagagagggagaacgtGAGAcagatatagatgtatataaatatacatggaCAGGTGAGATGTGATATCCCTGTCATTATATGTACAGTTACATTCATGCACTAtccatgtatatatatctacataCATTGTGTCTATATCTTCTTCTGTGAGCCTGCAGCAGCAGGTTGGAGTGTTGTCAAGCTGTACTGCAGCACAGCAGCACTGAGGATCAGTGGAGCCAAGAACCCAGCCCTGCCGGGACGACTGGACGCTGCAGGAACACTGGACTGGATGAACTCTGTGAAGACACTGAGCTGCTGGAACGATCCAGGGCTGTggactgagagagagtgtgtgtgtgtggaagaggtATCAAAAAATGTGTCTTTGTCAGTCTATGTATGTTGCCTCAACATGTGCGTGAGTTATATGTTTTATGATAGATcgatgaatgtgtttgtgagggtgtgtgtgcgtacgtgtttgtttgtgtgtgtgggatataCTAGTTTGGGTGTGtgatgtatgagtgtgtatgtgtgtgtgtgtgtgtgtgtgtgtgtgtgtgtgtgtgtgtgtgtgtgtgtgtgatcaatgAGTctatgtgtataagtgtgtgtgtgtgtgtttctgtgatatataagtgtgtatgtgtgtgtgtgaataatgagtctatgtgtgtgggtgtgatatctcgatgtgtgtgtgtttgtatctgtgacgaattagtgtctgtgtgtgtctgtgtgagtctctgtatgtgtttctgtgtgtgtgtgtctgtgtgtgtgtgtgtgtgtgtgtgtgtgtgtgtgtgtgtgtatgtgtgtgtgtgagagagcatcacgtctcagtgtgtgtgggtatgtgtgtggggcgtgtgtgtgtgatgtctcgtagtgtgtgtttgtgaagggAGCTCCACTGAAATGGGACACTCAATAGGAAGGATGACATAAGGCCCCCCTCATGAGGACTCTGTACTGACTCACAGCATCAGGATCACTGTTCCGGGCCATCAGAGGACAGCGGCCCTGGAGTGAACACAGCCTGTAAGCCTTAAAGGTGTCTTAAAGGTTTTTTGCTCTCCTTTAACACAGAAATTCAAAATCTGTCCAAGGAGTGACTCCTAACTGTCCACAACAAACGGGGCTTGTTATACACAGGTGGCCTCTGTCCATGGTAGTAAAAAGGCcaagtgtctgttgtgtgtgtgtgtgtgtgtgtgcgcgtgtgtgtgtgtgtgtgtgtgtgtgtgtgcgtgtgtgtgtgcgtgtgtgtgtgtgtgtgtgtgtgtgtgtgtgtgtgcgtgcgtgtgtgtgtgtgtgcgtgtgtgtgtgtgtgtgtgtgtgtgcgtgtgtgtgtgtgtgtgtgtgcgtgtgtgtgtgtgtgtgtgtgtgtgtgtgtgtgtgtgtgtgtgtgtgcgcgtgtgtgcgtggttttGTGTAATGGCACAATTGGCCCACCTTCACTGCAGACTCTGCGAGACACAGAGAAGATGTGGATGATATTACTATAACTTTAAAGATCCAATGTCCACTTCTCTGTCTCCTGCTCCACGATAGGTTGAACCAGCCGAGCCAAGGGTTATTATTGAGGACACTTAGCATGCAGCCGGGGCCAGTGGTGACTGAGCAGCGGAGCAGATGTAGAGTGAATCGATTGCTGCATAGCTGTGATTGATCCCACGTAATGGGAGCTAATCGGCCGTGGGATTAGACAAGGTGTAAAGGAACAGAGAGGGCCAAACCAGTTTAAAAAAGAGTATCGACTACTGGTTCAAACTTAAATCGATTGATTTTCAATAGGCCTTGATTTAAGGCGGTATTTAAATTattaaactattattattattttttatgtatcaAGTTCTTCACCTTGAAAACAAATACTGTGTATTCAATTATCTCCTGCTCACTGTAAATTATACTTTGAATATTGTCGAATTTATGTTTGTAAATCATCTAAGATCATCTTTTTCCACAAACGCTTCATGCTTACTAGCTTAATATTTAGCAGAGTTGACAAGTCACATAGGGGGAACCTGTCCCACCAGGACTGTTACTCTGACAGAGGTCTATTGTATCCATGTGCACACAGTCAATGGGCGCTCTGCTGTACGTGTCAGAGTCGACAGCTTTTCATTTGTTTACTCACCCAGGGGAGTTGTCCAGCGCTGAAAATAATATCTTCCAAATCCAGAGCCTTGATGGAAACGTAAAATGCCCTTATAACGTTTATGCACTCACTATTGGATGACGTAACTCACATCACCCTTTCATATTCTCtagcaatatttaaaaaatatctcATTTCAGAAGAGCTTTGAATTTGTATCTCTAATTCCTCTATCTAGACCAATGCTGGACTCTATATTGATTTCAATGCATCGTGTTGAGTTTACTAATGAGCTAAATACTAAGGGGATTCCTTTCTCTTCATGCTTTGTGATTACCCAGCAAAACAACATCTCTCATAAAGGTGAAACAATTAAATTGGTTATTATAGAATGACCTCTTTACAATCCAACGTACTAAGTTAAAAACATGCTCTTGCTAAGGTTGCTTAAATGACACTGATaggtgtttcgtttttttatttaattgttagtacatattttaaatgaaaactCATATGTCCTGTCTCAGGCTGATGACAAAATGACTCATCTCAATGTAtatatagagtgtgtgtgtgtgtgtgtgtgtgtgtgtgtgtgtgtgtgtgcgtgtgcgtgtgtgtgtgttgtggcaacccgctacccaaatgagccgggttccacggacaaacgacactttggtgtgctggataagccattgcaggcatttattaacaatccacttcaatcaaaacaacgaaggagtcgcggtcgcggtctctagggcctccgtgggcctctaggctctctccttgccacgagcccttccttcctgctcccgacccgtgctgtgctgtgctgtgcctccttttaaaatggcccccgtgctttcggccaggtgtcccccaatcaccctgattggggtgccgaaagggctgctctctctcgccggctggtgggtgggggtggtacaccccgtcctctacggtaccccgggcccgtccaggccggggaccacgtggcgggatgccacactcctccaccctttgaccaagccccaggtagccgagggacccgcccaggatggtgtctcgccggggccgggtgtctcctgcggcgccggctgcgtccctcgcgtcggctgcgtcgtctctggccgcgtcgtctccggccgcgtcgtctccggcagcgtcgtctccggcagcgtcgtctccggcagcgtcgtctccggcagcgtcgtctccggcagcgtcgtctccggcagcgtcgtctccggcagcgtcgtctccggcagcgtcgtctcccgccgcttcgtctcccgccgcttcgtctcccgccgcttcgtctcccgccgcttcgtctcccgctgcgccggcggcagctgcctctcctgccgcggcggcgaccgcatctctcctgccccgggactctagtaccgggtcccaccaccggcggaaagtcggacagtccctcccgattaccacagggaccggtaggtgggggacaatccccgcccggatcgtaaacacaccgtgtgtggtgcggacaaccacgtgacacgtggggtaggtccgggtgtccccgtggacgcaggtcacctccatcggctcccctgccttcccacccgccaggtcggggcgaaggagggtaaccgcactgccggtgtccaggagggcctgcgtgtcctggttcatcacccgcaccgggatggtcggactaccagaggttccctgcgcccagcaggtcgccagcatacagggccgacccgtccccacgtccgcgccggcgcagccccgtcccggcctcgcgctgcggccttctctcccgctgcggcagcggcgtcccttgcggcggcggcggcgtcccttgcggcggcggcgacgtcccttgcggcggcggcggcgtcccttgcggcggcggcggcatcccttgcggcggcggcggcgtcccttgcggcggcggcggcgtctcttgcggcggcagcagcgtctcttgcggcggcagcagcgtctcttgcggggggtcgtagtgggatcttcgtgcctgcattctccaccatgtgtggcaacccgctacccaaatgagccgggttccacggacaaacgacactttggtgtgctggataagccattgcaggcatttattaacaatccacttcaatcaaaacaacgaaggagtcgcggtcgcggtcgcggtctctagggcctccgtgggcctctaggctctctccttgccacgagcccttccttcctgctcccgacccgtgctgtgctgtgctgtgcctccttttaaaatggcccccgtgctttcggccaggtgtcccccaatcaccctgattggggtgccgaaagggctgctctctctcgccggctggtgggtgggggtggtacaccccgtcctctacggtaccccgggcccgtccaggccggggaccacgtggcgggatgccacagtgtgtgtagtTAACCACAGCCAGGATAGGTTAAGGACGGCCTTACGAGGGACATCATGTATCTTAGGAGGCatagcgggttgactggtaaccagaagggtgctagtttgatccccggctcctcctagctgagcagTATTGTAGAGCGGATTGATTGGCCACCGGTTAGAACCGCGCTTTATAAACACACTAAATTCCCATTTGATGCAGGTGTCCAGACAGTCTCGGTGGAGAGATATAAATACACCAGGCCGATGAAGCTGCCGCCGCCACGGCTGGGCCCCCGTACGGAACGCAGCCCCTTCACCGTGCACCCTGCTGCCGCCAggctgtctgcctgtccgtctttgtgtctgcctg from Gadus macrocephalus chromosome 4, ASM3116895v1 includes these protein-coding regions:
- the nefma gene encoding neurofilament, medium polypeptide a, yielding MSYPLDSIGSPFRTTMDSRTTSYGYGRPVGTASSGFRSQTWTSRSPAPGMISSSSYKRTVNAPVSRSYGSGVLGSSAADVDYNQNLMTGDYNKRSNEKEQLQGLNDRFAGYIDKVHYLEQQNKQIEAEIQALRQKQVSRSQLGDLYDEELQELRNVLEQIHHDKAQIQLDTEHIEEDIQRLRERFDEEARIREESEAIMRMLKKDSSDSDLMKSELEKKVQSLQDEIAFIRNNHEEEVSELIAQVQESQVSFERKDFQKTDITEALREIRCELEGHSNQNLQQVENLFMCRYSKLSEAAEQNKDAIKSARDEISDYRRQLQTKTVELESVRGTRDSLERQLNDIEDRHNSDLSSLQETIHQLDNELKSTKWEMARHLREYQDLLNVKMALDIEIAAYRKLLEGEETHFSTYPYRAPVTPTKTLKSKSEAPKMKVQHKFVEEIIEETRMEEDKADMDEALAELAEELSATLADAGDDAEDEAEAEEEEEAGEAEGDEAEEEAEADDAEQDEEEVVSATAAEVTASAPAADDDNDEEKDGGDEVEAEAGDEGEKEAEGEDEAEKDEDAEQGDEAEDEAGEDEEVVEETVLCSKDIEDKEQEEAEAEAEAEAEEVADDDKDAGSDKESKGEDDKEEEVKEEATVESEKDEKDDKEQKVEEVIEEVIEAAVVAKTEAPQVGAAKAEAKPETPKAETPKTLSPKASSPVGSPKAASPKASSPVGSPKAASPKASSPVGSPKAASPKASSPTGSPKAGSPTGSPKAASPKAACPKADSPTTGSPKGASPKASSPVGSPKAASPKASSPTGSPKAASPKASSPTGSPKAGSPTGSPKAASPKASSPTGSPKASSPTGSPKASSPTGSPKASSPTGSPKASSPTGSPKASSPTGSPKAASPKAGSPKASSPVGSPKAGTPPASESLKPSSPKAESPKSESPKPESLKVESPKAESPKAEAPKAESPKAEAPKAESPKAEAPKAESPKAEAPKAESPKAEAPKAESPKAEAPKAESPKAEAPKAESPKAEAPKAESPKAEAPKAESPKAESPKAEAPKVEAPKEEAPKAEAPKVEAPKEEAPKTEAPKVEAPKAEAPKAEAPKTEAPKAEEAKSEAAEEPKAETKDAAMNGGMDKSPEEKQKDDEDALANGMDDSHLKEDASQKVVITKTVETITTGEDGAKHVTKSVTVTETLKEVEEVVQEKMVSTKKMEKHSTESITQVTEAE